The following proteins come from a genomic window of Camelus dromedarius isolate mCamDro1 chromosome 29, mCamDro1.pat, whole genome shotgun sequence:
- the GLCE gene encoding D-glucuronyl C5-epimerase isoform X2, with amino-acid sequence MRCLAARVNCKTLIVICALFSLVTVLLWRKCSSNKAVQSPRHLSSGFRVDALEKGAAASESDSVVGRVAQQSAEAFPQEQQRAPPVVGGSKGLGLKYEEIDCLINDEHTIKGRREGNEVFLPFTWVEKYFDVYGKVVQYDGYDRFEFSHSYSKVYTQRAPYHPDGVFMSFEGYNVEVRDRVKCISGVEGVPLSTQWGPQGYFYPIQIAQYGLSHYSKNLTEKPPRVEVYETAEGRDRDSQPGAWTVPTGCFVASVADESRFTSVKQFIAPGKTALPTKPASCVGLC; translated from the exons ATGCGTTGCTTGGCGGCTCGGGTCAACTGTAAGACTCTGATTGTCATCTGCGCCCTCTTCAGTTTGGTCACAGTACTTCTGTGGAGGAAGTGTTCCAGCAACAAAGCGGTCCAGTCTCCACGGCACTTGAGCAGCGGCTTCAGAGTGGATGCGCTAGAAAAAGGAGCAGCAGCTTCCGAGAGTGACAGCGTGGTGGGCCGCGTGGCCCAGCAGTCCGCGGAGGCCTTTCCTCAGGAGCAGCAGAGAGCACCGCCCGTCGTCGGGGGCAGCAAGGGGTTAGGGCTTAAATATGAAGAAATCGACTGTCTCATAAACGATGAACACACGATTAAAGGGCGGCGAGAGGGGAATGAAGTCTTCCTTCCGTTCACCTGGGTGGAGAAGTACTTTGACGTTTATGGAAAGGTGGTTCAGTACGATGGCTATGACCGGTTTGAGTTCTCTCATAGCTATTCCAAAGTCTATACGCAGAGGGCTCCCTATCACCCTGACGGTGTGTTCATGTCCTTTGAAGGCTACAATGTGGAAGTCCGAGACAGAGTCAAGTGCATAAGTGGAGTTGAAG GTGTACCTTTATCTACACAGTGGGGGCCTCAAGGCTATTTCTACCCAATCCAGATTGCACAGTATGGCTTAAGTCATTACAGCAAGAATCTGACGGAGAAGCCGCCTCGCGTAGAGGTGTACGAAACAGCAGAAGGGAGGGACCGAGACAGCCAGCCCGGTGCCTGGACTGTGCCGACGGGCTGCTTCGTGGCGAGCGTGGCCGATGAGTCCAGGTTCACCAGCGTGAAACAGTTCATTGCTCCAG gtaaaacAGCATTACCAACCAAGCCTGCTTCCTGTGTTGGACTTTGTTAA